The nucleotide sequence GCATTGTCTTGATATCGATTGAACGAAGCGGACGTGTCGCACGGATGCGAAGGCCTTCTTCAGTCTCCTGGATATCGACGCCCATCTCACCCATTTTGGAAATCAACGCAGACATATGTTCAGGAACTGCGTTTTCAATGATGACATCTCCTTCTGTTATAGCTGCTGCTACCATAAACGTCCCAGCTTCTACACGGTCCGGAATGATGTAATGCTCTGCACCGTTCAATTCTTTAACGCCTTCAATGCGCAATGTATCTGTCCCTGCACCAATGACACGGCCGCCCATTTCATTAATGTAGTTAGCCAAATCAACAATCTCCGGTTCTTTTGCTGCATTCTCGATCACGGTTACGCCTTCAGCAAGCGCTGCTGCTGTCATGATGTTTTCCGTTGCTCCGACACTTGGAAAATCCAAATAGATTTTCGCGCCGCGCAGACGGCCATTAACAGCCGCTTCCACAAATCCATTGCCGAATGTGATTTGAGCACCCATTGCTTCAAAACCTTTTAAATGCAATTCAATCGGACGTGAGCCAATCGCACATCCACCTGGCAAAGCAACACGAGCGAATCCATTACGTGCAAGCAACGGCCCCATTACCAAAATCGATGCGCGCATTTTTCTAACGTATTCAAACTGCGCTTCGCTTGATAAAGTCTGTGATGAATCAATCACCATTTCATTTTTTTCCGGGAAGTATTCAACCGTAGCATTTAAACTTTTAAGTACTTCTTGAATCGTATACACATCCGCCAAGTTAGGTACTTCTTTAATAATGCTTTTGCCGCTTGATGCTAGAAGTGATCCGGCAAGAACGGGTAATACCGCATTCTTGGCCCCTTCTACACGAACTTTCCCTTTTAATTTTTGGCCGCCTCTTACAATAATCTGATCCACTGATATGCCCTCCATCTATTTAAGTATTCATCTATATGTATTTGCAAAATTTAAAGTCCAATGTCATAAATTAGAAACAAAACCTTTTCTATAATACCTGTTTTATACTAATATAACAAGTATTTATGCCATCATTTCTCCTTTTAATTCTTTTTCCTGTTATATCTTTCGAAAGAACTTCACATTTTATGTCCGTAGGTCCTATATTTAAAGTACATAAGACCTGTCTGGTTGTATGTATCATTATATATTACATTTGGATTACAAGCTTGTTTTTCCCTTTTTATTCTTGCGTAAACATGGATTTACCAATTTATTTCCCGGGAAATAAGAGAAAGGAATGAACTTTATTTTCATATAATAGGTTCAAAGTCTTGCTTATTGCACGAGCAAATTTCTGCAGCTTATCTAGTTTTTCACAATTTATGAACAGAATCAAAACATAAAAAATTTGCTCTTTTGCCATATGGACGAATATCGCCTTCATGGCAAAAGAGCAAATCAAAATAAATAAGGCAATTGTCTAGACCATGAAGAAATATTCAAGAAGAAAGTAGAGACTGCTGTTCCAATAGCAATGCTTAGGAAAATATATAATATCTGGGCTTGCAGAACATGCTGTTTGCGAATCCATTTCTCGAACATTACGGCGCGCAAGGCATAAAATGCAACTCCGGTGAAGAAAATATGGCTTATTATCGAGATTAAAGCTGTTTGTCCGATCATTGCTTCCATACAAGTTCCTCCTCTAAATAAAGTAAAAAGAGCGGACAAAAGTCAACTGCCCTTCTGCCCGCTCTTTAAAGTTTTACATTTAGTGTCTAGCTCCAGCGCCCAGCTCTTCGGGTCATAAGCCACTCTGACTGTGCGGCAAAGAACGCCGCTTCGCCAGGTCTTATGCCCTTCAGAGCTAAACGGGCGCTTGCGCTTTTCTTTAAACGTTACCCTCATAAACGTTGATACGATTCTTTGCACGTCTTAACGCTAATTCTGCTCGCTGATAGTCTACTTCATCTTTGTTCGCCTGAAGCATCGCTTCTGCACGTCTGGCAGATTCTTGTGCACGCGACAAATCGATGTCTGTCGCAAGCTCTGCTGATTGGGCAAGAATTGTTACTTTATCAGGACGAACTTCTAAGAATCCGCCACTTACAGCAGCCAATTCCGTCGAGGCTTCTTTCTTTAATCGGACTGCGCCGATTCCAAGAGGAGCCACTGTCGGAATATGGCCAGGCAAGATTCCCATCTCACCTGTCGCTGTAACTGCTATTACCATAGAAACTTCTGAATCGTATACCGGGCCGTCGGGAGTGACAATATTGACTGTAATGGTCTTCATTTTTTTCCCTCCTGGTCCCTTGTTTTAGACTTCTACGCCCATGCTTTTAGCTTTTTCAATTACATCTTCGATACGTCCTACTAGACGGAAAGCATCTTCCGGCAAGTGGTCGTATTTACCAGCAAGAATCTCTTTGAATCCTTTGATTGTTTCCGCTACTGGAACATACGAACCTTTTTGGCCCGTGAACTGTTCAGCAACGTGGAAGTTTTGTGATAGGAAGTTTTGAACGCGGCGCGCACGGTTAACCGTTAGCTTGTCCTCGTCGCTCAACTCATCCATACCCAGGATTGCAATGATATCTTGAAGTTCGCGGTAACGCTGAAGCGTTTCCTGAACTTGACGGGAAATTGAATAATGCTCTTCTCCAACGATTTCAGGCGACAATGCACGTGAAGTCGAAGCAAGAGGATCCACCGCAGGGTAAATACCCATTTCAGAAAGTTTACGCTCAAGGTTCGTAGTTGCATCCAAGTGAGCGAAAGTTGTAGCCGGAGCCGGATCCGTATAGTCATCGGCTGGTACATAGATCGCTTGGATCGAAGTTACTGAACCTGTGCTTGTAGTTGTGATACGTTCCTGCAATTGTCCCATTTCAGTAGCAAGTGTCGGCTGGTAACCAACAGCAGATGGCATACGGCCAAGCAACGCGGATACTTCTGAACCGGCTTGCGTGAAGCGGAAGATATTGTCGATGAACAATAGCACGTCTGCACCTTGCTCGTCACGGAAGTATTCAGCCATTGTCAAACCAGTCAAAGCTACACGCATACGTGCGCCAGGCGGCTCGTTCATTTGGCCGAAGACCATTGAAGTTTTCTTGATAACGCCGGAATCGCTCATCTCGTGGAATAAGTCATTTCCTTCACGTGTACGTTCCCCAACACCAGCGAATACAGATAAACCACCGTGTTCTTGAGCGATGTTGTTGATCAATTCCTGGATCAGAACGGTTTTCCCTACACCGGCACCACCGAAGAGACCGATTTTACCACCTTTGATGTAAGGGGCAAGCAAGTCAACTACTTTGATACCTGTTTCAAGAATTTCAACTTCTGTGGAAAGGTGTTCAAACGTTGGAGCTGCACGGTGAATCGGGTTGCGCTTTTCAGTCAACGGGATTTCTTCACCTAAATCGATTACTTCTCCAAGTACGTTAAATACACGGCCGAGTGTAACGTCTCCAACTGGAACAGTGATAGCGCTGCCTAAGTCGGTTACTTCTGAACCGCGTTGCAAACCGTCAGTGGATTCCATTGCAATTGTACGAACGGAATCGTCACCAAGGTGTAGAGCCACTTCAAGTGTCAATTTCACTTGTTGCTGGCCTGGACGATTAATGAATACAGTTAGGGCGTTGTAGATTTCTGGAAGCTGGCCATTGGCAAACTTAACGTCTACAACCGGACCCATAACTTGAAGTACGTGTCCTGTGTTCATGCTGTTCCCTCCTGTCTTACTGTTTTTACTATATTTCGCAATAACGGACAGCATGGCTCCCGCTTTGAGGGCAGGAGCTTGGCTGAACTTTAAATTTTTATGTCTAGCTTCGGTGCCTAGCTCCTCGGGGTCTTAAGTCAGCCCACTACGGAAATCAGGATTTCCTGCGTGATCTGCCTTAAGCCTTTCGGAGCTGGATAGGCACCTGCGCTTTTCTATTCTAATGCAGCTGCTCCGCCGACGATTTCAGTGATTTCCTGAGTAATCGCAGCTTGGCGAGCCCGGTTATATGAAAGTGTCAATCCATCGATCAACTCGCTCGCATTGTCGGTTGCGCTTTTCATTGCGGTCATGGACGCAGCGTGTTCACTTGCCTTGCCGTCAAGAACAGCACCGAAAATCAAGCTTTCTGCATATTGCGGAAGAAGCACTTCTAAAATGGCTTCAGCTGATGGGTCAAACTCGTAAGAAGCAGTTGCTCCAGTCGCTTGGATATCCGTTAATGGCAAAACTTTCTTTTCAGTAACTTCTTGCTGAATAGCTGAGACAAAGTGATTGTAGTACATATAAACTTCGTCATACGTACCGTCTGAGAACATACCAACAGCTTTGCGCGTGATTTCTTTAATGTCAGCAAATGTCGGGTGATCCGGCAGTGCGATTGCACTTTCAAGAATCGTCATTCCCTGCTTGGCAAAGAAATCCCGTCCTTTACGACCAACGCTGAGGATGACAAACTCGTCATTGGATGTATGGCGCTGGCGGATTCTCGCCATTACTGTACGAAGAATATTACTGTTGTATCCGCCGACTAAACCGCGATCCGATGTAATCACGAGGTAAGCTGTTTTTGCTACAGGGCGTGTCGTCATCATTGGGTGGGTTTCAGTTGAACCTTGTGCAATAGAAGCGACGACGTCCTGAATTTTATCCATGTAGGGAACGAATGCTTTCGCATTCACTTCTGCACGGTTCAGCTTAGATGCAGAAACCATCTGCATGGCCCGCGTGATCTGGCTTGTTTTCTTGGTTGACGTAATTCGGTTTTTTATGTCGCGTAAAGATGCCACTGGTATTTCACCACCTTATTATTTTTTCTTCTATTTCGAACGAAGTTCTTATTCTGATTTAGCGAATGTGCGTTTGAATTCGTTGATTGCTGCTCCAAATGCTTCGTCAGAAGGCAAACCTTGTGTTTTGCGAATAGTATCCAAAATTTCTGTGTGGTTGGAATCCAGCCAGCTTGTCAATTCCGCTTCGAAACGCTGAATGTCTTGAATCGCAATGTCATCAAGGAATCCGCGAGTCAACGCATAGAAAATAACAACTTGTTTTTCAACTTTAATCGGGTTGTTCAGGTCTTGTTTCAATACTTCAACCGTACGTTTCCCGCGCTCAAGTTTAGCTGCAGTAGCAGCATCCAGGTCTGAACCGAACTGAGAGAATGACTCAAGTTCACGGAAAGCAGCCAAGTCAAGACGCAACGTACCTGCAACTTTTTTCATTGCCTTGATCTGTGCTGAACCACCTACACGTGATACAGAAAGACCCGCGTTGATTGCCGGACGTACACCGGAGAAGAATAGATCCGACTGAAGGAAGATTTGTCCGTCAGTGATCGAAATAACGTTAGTTGGAATGTAAGCAGAAATGTCGCCCGCTTGCGTTTCAACGAATGGAAGAGCTGTAATTGAGCCGGCCCCTAGGGATTCGTTCAATTTCGCAGCACGTTCCAATAACCGTGAGTGCAAGTAGAAAACATCCCCTGGATAAGCTTCACGGCCTGGAGGACGACGAAGCAATAGTGAAAGTTCGCGGTAAGCAGATGCTTGTTTAGTCAAATCATCATAGACGATCAATACATGTTTGCCGTCAAACATGAATTCCTCTGCCATTGTGATACCTGCATAAGGAGCCAAGTACAATAGTGGAGCTGGCTGTGAAGCAGAAGCTGTTACAACGATCGTGTAATCAAGAGCTCCGTTTTTGCGGAAAGTTTCTACTACGTTACGTACAGTAGATTCTTTTTGCCCGATTGCAACATAGATACAGATCATGTCTTGGTCAGCTTGGTTCAAGATCGTATCGATCGCTACAGACGTTTTACCTGTCTGGCGGTCACCGATGATCAATTCACGCTGTCCACGGCCGATCGGCACTAGAGCGTCAATCGCTTTGATCCCTGTTTGAAGCGGTTCATGAACCGATTTACGGGCCATAACCCCTTGTGCAGGGCTTTCGATTGGACGAGTTTTAGTTGTGTTGATTGGACCCAAACCATCAACTGGCTGTCCAAGTGGGTTTACTACGCGTCCGATTAGTTCTGGTCCTACTGGCACTTCCATGATACGGCCAGTTCGACGTACTTCATCGCCTTCTTTGATGTCTGCGAATGGCCCAAGGATGATGATACCAACGTTGTTGGCTTCCAAGTTTTGTGCCATACCCATTACACCAGTTGAGAACTCAATTAGTTCTCCAGCCATGACGTTGTCGAGGCCATGAACACGAGCGATACCGTCACCAACGGTGATTACTGTACCGATATCGTCAACTTTCAATTCAGATTGATAGCTTTCAATCTGCTGTTTAATCAGGACACTGATTTCTTCAGCTTTGATGCTCATGTGTGTCACCCTCTCATAATTTCATAAATTAACCGATCAATTGACGCTGCAAACGCTCCAATTTAGAAGAAATGCTGCTGTCATAAATGCGGTTTCCGATTTGAAGACGCAATCCGCCAATTAGGGAAGGATCGATAATGTTTTCAATTCGCAAAGATTGTTTGCCGATTTTCTTGGCAAATGTTGAAGAAATGGATGCACGTTCTTCTTCAGTCAATGGACTTACCGAATACACTTTTGCATCTTCAATTCCTTTGGCTTCATTGGTCAAGGAAATATAATGGTCTACTACATCTGCCACTTCTTCCAAGCGTCTGCGTTCTGCCAGCAACTGCAATGTGTTGACGACATACTCATTTCCTTGGGCAAAAAGTGCTGAAATAGCATTTTTTCTTTTTTCTGCAGATAATTTAGGCGAACCTAAAAGGTTTAGCAAAACCGGGTTATCCACAAACACTTTTTTTACTTCACGCAAATCCGCTTCCACTTCTTCTGAAGCATCATGCTTGTTTGCAATTTGGAACAAAGCTAATGCATAACGTTCTGAAGCTTGGCTCATTGTATGTCGCCTGCCTTCGCAATCGTTTCGTTAATCAACTGACGGTTGTCTTCTTCGCTGATTTCTTTGTTCAGTACTTTAGATGCTGCAAGCATAGACAACGCGACAACTTCTTCGCGTACTGCTGCTACAGCTTTTTCCCGCTCGTTCGCGATTTCCTGGACTGCCGAATCTTTCATGCGGCTAGCTTCAGTACGCGCTGTTGCGATGATATCCTGACGCGAAACTTCGCCTTGTTTTTTGGCAGTTTCTACGATTTCTTGCGCTTGAGTACGCGCTTCTTTCAATAAGCTGCGCTGTTCTTCAAGCAATTTATGCGATTCTTGACGGCTGTTTTCAGCTGTTTCGATTTCGCTTGCGATCAAGTCTTCACGCTGTTGCATTACGCCCATCAAAGGACCCCATGCGAATTTTTTCAATAGCAACATCAATAAAATGAAAATAACGAGTGTTGCCAAGATATCTCCGATGTTTAAAAATTCCCCGGTTGCACCGAGTACGAGGTGATCAAAAAACACGATTGTTTCACTCCCTTCAAGAGCCTAAAATTCAGTTTCTTCTATAGTAAGATCTTTTTATGCAAAAGAATGGTTTTCCAAAATCAAAGGGTCATACAAACATAAATGGCGAAAATTATGCCGAAGCATTCCCGCCATCCTGTTTAATGTATGAGAAATACAGACTATTGGTTCATTACGATGAATGCGATTACTACCGCGATGATTGGCAATGCTTCAACCAATGCTACCCCAATGAACATAGTTGTTTGTAGAACGCCACGAGCTTCTGGCTGGCGAGCGATACCTTCAACTGTTTTAGAAACGATAAGACCGTTACCAATACCTGCGCCTAGTGCTGCTAAACCTACTGCGATTGCTGCTGCTAATAAACCTAATGAACCTGTCATTGTAAAATGTCCTCCTCAGGATAATTGTTTTTTTTTTTGCTCAATACGAGCAATTTATACTCAATGGTCGTCGGCAACTTTGTGCGATAAATAAACCATCGTTAACATAACGAAAATAAACGCTTGGATTGCACCGATAAAGATCGAGAATCCTTGCCATGCCATCATCGGTAGGATGGCGGCTACAAATCCGAAAGCACTTGCTGATGCAAGCCCTGCCAACAAAGTAAGCAAGATTTCACCTGCATAGATGTTACCGTAAAGACGCAGACCGAGTGTCAGCGTATTTGCGAATTCTTCAATGATCTTAAGCGGGAACAAGAACGGCATCGGCTTTAAATAGCCTGCACTGTATTGTCCCAACCCTTTCAATCTGATGCCATAATAATGGCTCAGAATAATAACTGTAGCGGCCAATGTCATCGTCACCGTCGGATCAGCAGTTGGTGATTTCCACCAAAGATCTCCGTTGACAACTATTGCAAAAGGCAACCCGAGCATATTCGATACGAAAATGAACATGATCAGCGTAATTCCAAGAACGTGGAATCGTCCGCCGTCTCTCCAGTCCATGTTGCTCTTGATGAGGCCTTTAACAAAATCCATTACCCATTCCATGAAGTTTTGCATACCTGTTGGTTTTAGCTTCAGGTTCCGGGTAGAGATAAATGCAATTAGGAAAACGATAAGAGCGGCTACAAGAAGCATCATTACGTTTGACAAGTTAAACCAAATCCCAAATACTTTTAACATTGGAGCGGTATGTTCCACGATAGTTTCACCTCTCTTTCCACTTTATTAATGGTGTTTCACATGATAAACAATCCGTTCTGCCAACAACAGAACATACGGGATCATCAACCCAATTACCGTACTGACCAAGTGAACGTAGTCAGCGAAAAGAATTGCTATCGCTACCGCTGCAACACCTGATGCAAACCGTAATGCCGTTCCTAGGGAACGAACCTTCGAGCCTTCTGCCACCGCCCGGTCAAATCCTTCCATCCGTCGAACCAGAATCCACATATTGTAAATGCCGAACAGGGAACCGATGATCAAACCAGCGAAAACTTCTTGATAAGAGGTAAACCCCCAACCAATAACGAATGCCGCCAGGATGAAGTACATCATCTTTTTAAGTCTTGTATAAATTTCCCTAAGTCCATCCATTTTTTACGGGTCTCCCGAGTCGAATTTTCGAATAGTTTGAAGCATCGCCCATATACCGATGGCTAATCCTGCAAATAGGCCGATGATCAAGAAAAGCGGCGCGGTTCCGAATCGTTCATCGAGCCACATACCTGTGAAAAGACCGATGAGCACGGACCCGACAAGTTGCGAGAGGATGGAACTGTAAAGAACCATCGCTTGTAAGGGACTTTTTGTTGGGCGCATGATAAACCCCTCGAATTTCGTTTGATTTGACATTTTACCCTTGAAAAGAGCAGTCGCATCAGGCTTTCAGAACAACATCTTCTATGTATGAAAACCTTCTCATGCATACCCTTTGTAAGCATACAATAGGGGTAAAATCATGTCAATTCCTAGAAGTGAAATTGTTCACAAGCGATTTTCCATCTGTCATATTGTTGACAAATTTCCAAGAAAATGTCCTTTGTTTTTAGAAATCTATATTCAAAAAAAGTATTTTGAAAAAGCAGACCCTACGACTGAGTGTTTCGCTCTAACCTAAATTATTCAGTCTATACATCCTAGTCCAAATTAACAGCATAGTTTTAGCCACTAACTATTAAATCGGTACTTGTA is from Planococcus liqunii and encodes:
- a CDS encoding DUF1146 family protein, whose protein sequence is MEAMIGQTALISIISHIFFTGVAFYALRAVMFEKWIRKQHVLQAQILYIFLSIAIGTAVSTFFLNISSWSRQLPYLF
- a CDS encoding F0F1 ATP synthase subunit delta produces the protein MSQASERYALALFQIANKHDASEEVEADLREVKKVFVDNPVLLNLLGSPKLSAEKRKNAISALFAQGNEYVVNTLQLLAERRRLEEVADVVDHYISLTNEAKGIEDAKVYSVSPLTEEERASISSTFAKKIGKQSLRIENIIDPSLIGGLRLQIGNRIYDSSISSKLERLQRQLIG
- a CDS encoding F0F1 ATP synthase subunit epsilon is translated as MKTITVNIVTPDGPVYDSEVSMVIAVTATGEMGILPGHIPTVAPLGIGAVRLKKEASTELAAVSGGFLEVRPDKVTILAQSAELATDIDLSRAQESARRAEAMLQANKDEVDYQRAELALRRAKNRINVYEGNV
- the atpE gene encoding F0F1 ATP synthase subunit C, producing the protein MTGSLGLLAAAIAVGLAALGAGIGNGLIVSKTVEGIARQPEARGVLQTTMFIGVALVEALPIIAVVIAFIVMNQ
- a CDS encoding ATP synthase subunit I is translated as MDGLREIYTRLKKMMYFILAAFVIGWGFTSYQEVFAGLIIGSLFGIYNMWILVRRMEGFDRAVAEGSKVRSLGTALRFASGVAAVAIAILFADYVHLVSTVIGLMIPYVLLLAERIVYHVKHH
- the atpD gene encoding F0F1 ATP synthase subunit beta; its protein translation is MNTGHVLQVMGPVVDVKFANGQLPEIYNALTVFINRPGQQQVKLTLEVALHLGDDSVRTIAMESTDGLQRGSEVTDLGSAITVPVGDVTLGRVFNVLGEVIDLGEEIPLTEKRNPIHRAAPTFEHLSTEVEILETGIKVVDLLAPYIKGGKIGLFGGAGVGKTVLIQELINNIAQEHGGLSVFAGVGERTREGNDLFHEMSDSGVIKKTSMVFGQMNEPPGARMRVALTGLTMAEYFRDEQGADVLLFIDNIFRFTQAGSEVSALLGRMPSAVGYQPTLATEMGQLQERITTTSTGSVTSIQAIYVPADDYTDPAPATTFAHLDATTNLERKLSEMGIYPAVDPLASTSRALSPEIVGEEHYSISRQVQETLQRYRELQDIIAILGMDELSDEDKLTVNRARRVQNFLSQNFHVAEQFTGQKGSYVPVAETIKGFKEILAGKYDHLPEDAFRLVGRIEDVIEKAKSMGVEV
- a CDS encoding AtpZ/AtpI family protein encodes the protein MRPTKSPLQAMVLYSSILSQLVGSVLIGLFTGMWLDERFGTAPLFLIIGLFAGLAIGIWAMLQTIRKFDSGDP
- the atpB gene encoding F0F1 ATP synthase subunit A; amino-acid sequence: MEHTAPMLKVFGIWFNLSNVMMLLVAALIVFLIAFISTRNLKLKPTGMQNFMEWVMDFVKGLIKSNMDWRDGGRFHVLGITLIMFIFVSNMLGLPFAIVVNGDLWWKSPTADPTVTMTLAATVIILSHYYGIRLKGLGQYSAGYLKPMPFLFPLKIIEEFANTLTLGLRLYGNIYAGEILLTLLAGLASASAFGFVAAILPMMAWQGFSIFIGAIQAFIFVMLTMVYLSHKVADDH
- the atpG gene encoding ATP synthase F1 subunit gamma translates to MASLRDIKNRITSTKKTSQITRAMQMVSASKLNRAEVNAKAFVPYMDKIQDVVASIAQGSTETHPMMTTRPVAKTAYLVITSDRGLVGGYNSNILRTVMARIRQRHTSNDEFVILSVGRKGRDFFAKQGMTILESAIALPDHPTFADIKEITRKAVGMFSDGTYDEVYMYYNHFVSAIQQEVTEKKVLPLTDIQATGATASYEFDPSAEAILEVLLPQYAESLIFGAVLDGKASEHAASMTAMKSATDNASELIDGLTLSYNRARQAAITQEITEIVGGAAALE
- the murA gene encoding UDP-N-acetylglucosamine 1-carboxyvinyltransferase, whose product is MDQIIVRGGQKLKGKVRVEGAKNAVLPVLAGSLLASSGKSIIKEVPNLADVYTIQEVLKSLNATVEYFPEKNEMVIDSSQTLSSEAQFEYVRKMRASILVMGPLLARNGFARVALPGGCAIGSRPIELHLKGFEAMGAQITFGNGFVEAAVNGRLRGAKIYLDFPSVGATENIMTAAALAEGVTVIENAAKEPEIVDLANYINEMGGRVIGAGTDTLRIEGVKELNGAEHYIIPDRVEAGTFMVAAAITEGDVIIENAVPEHMSALISKMGEMGVDIQETEEGLRIRATRPLRSIDIKTMPHPGFPTDMQSQMMTLMLMAKGNGILTETVFENRFMHVEEFRRMNASVKIEGRSVIMEGPSKLQGAEVAATDLRAAAALILAGLVAEGVTRVNKLYHLDRGYVNFHKKLAALGADIERVSAAEVKEEQMA
- the atpF gene encoding F0F1 ATP synthase subunit B; this translates as MFFDHLVLGATGEFLNIGDILATLVIFILLMLLLKKFAWGPLMGVMQQREDLIASEIETAENSRQESHKLLEEQRSLLKEARTQAQEIVETAKKQGEVSRQDIIATARTEASRMKDSAVQEIANEREKAVAAVREEVVALSMLAASKVLNKEISEEDNRQLINETIAKAGDIQ
- the atpA gene encoding F0F1 ATP synthase subunit alpha; its protein translation is MSIKAEEISVLIKQQIESYQSELKVDDIGTVITVGDGIARVHGLDNVMAGELIEFSTGVMGMAQNLEANNVGIIILGPFADIKEGDEVRRTGRIMEVPVGPELIGRVVNPLGQPVDGLGPINTTKTRPIESPAQGVMARKSVHEPLQTGIKAIDALVPIGRGQRELIIGDRQTGKTSVAIDTILNQADQDMICIYVAIGQKESTVRNVVETFRKNGALDYTIVVTASASQPAPLLYLAPYAGITMAEEFMFDGKHVLIVYDDLTKQASAYRELSLLLRRPPGREAYPGDVFYLHSRLLERAAKLNESLGAGSITALPFVETQAGDISAYIPTNVISITDGQIFLQSDLFFSGVRPAINAGLSVSRVGGSAQIKAMKKVAGTLRLDLAAFRELESFSQFGSDLDAATAAKLERGKRTVEVLKQDLNNPIKVEKQVVIFYALTRGFLDDIAIQDIQRFEAELTSWLDSNHTEILDTIRKTQGLPSDEAFGAAINEFKRTFAKSE